One segment of Bradyrhizobium sp. WD16 DNA contains the following:
- a CDS encoding zinc ribbon domain-containing protein, with translation MPVYEYLCDACGPFTDMRPMAECDAPQVCPRCEMESPRVILTAPAFVCMPADRRKAHATNERSRHAPKTLDQYKADHGPRCGCCATGSKKAGRLVAKSRSGAVGFPTARPWMISH, from the coding sequence ATGCCGGTCTATGAATATCTCTGCGACGCCTGCGGCCCGTTCACGGACATGCGGCCGATGGCCGAATGCGACGCGCCGCAGGTCTGCCCGCGGTGCGAGATGGAATCACCGCGCGTGATCCTCACGGCGCCGGCGTTCGTCTGCATGCCTGCGGACAGGCGCAAGGCGCACGCCACGAACGAGCGCAGCCGCCACGCGCCGAAGACGCTCGACCAGTACAAGGCCGACCACGGCCCCCGCTGCGGCTGTTGCGCCACGGGCAGCAAGAAAGCGGGACGGCTCGTCGCGAAAAGCAGGAGCGGTGCCGTCGGCTTCCCGACGGCGCGGCCCTGGATGATCAGCCACTGA
- the fmdA gene encoding formamidase translates to MPETLIKVDLTRSVYENDKVHNRWHPDIPIVEWVRPGDDFIIETYDWTGGFIKNDDSADDVRDIDLSIVHFLSGPIGVKGAEPGDLLVVDLLDVGPLKESLWGFNGFFSKQNGGGFLTDHFPLAQKSIWDIKGLYTLSRHVPGVNFAGMIHPGLIGCLPDPKMLAAWNAREAELIASNPTRVPGLANPPFAPTAHAGQAKGDAKARIGLEGARTVPPREHGGNCDIKDLSRGSKIYFPVYVPGGGLSMGDLHFSQGDGEITFCGAIEMAGWLHIKVDVIKDGVAKYGIKNPVFKPSPITPNYKDYLIFEGISVDEAGKQHYLDVHIAYRQACLNAIEYLKKFGYSGAQAYSILGTAPCQGHISGVVDVPNACATLWLPTEIFDFDIMPSSAGPVQHIKGDIQMPISPDK, encoded by the coding sequence ATGCCGGAGACACTGATCAAGGTCGATCTCACCAGGTCGGTCTATGAAAACGACAAGGTCCACAACCGCTGGCATCCCGACATCCCGATCGTCGAGTGGGTCCGTCCGGGCGACGATTTCATCATCGAGACCTATGACTGGACCGGCGGCTTCATCAAGAACGACGATTCCGCCGATGACGTGCGCGACATCGACCTCTCGATCGTGCACTTCCTGTCCGGCCCAATCGGCGTCAAGGGCGCCGAGCCCGGCGATCTCCTGGTGGTCGACCTGCTCGATGTCGGTCCGTTGAAGGAGAGCCTGTGGGGCTTCAACGGCTTCTTCTCGAAGCAGAATGGCGGCGGCTTCCTGACCGACCATTTCCCGCTGGCGCAGAAGTCGATCTGGGACATCAAGGGCCTCTATACGTTGTCGCGTCACGTGCCCGGCGTGAATTTCGCTGGCATGATCCATCCCGGACTGATCGGTTGTCTGCCCGATCCGAAGATGCTGGCGGCCTGGAACGCACGCGAGGCGGAACTGATCGCGTCCAATCCGACCCGTGTCCCCGGACTCGCCAATCCGCCGTTCGCGCCGACCGCACATGCCGGCCAGGCCAAGGGCGACGCCAAGGCCAGGATCGGCCTCGAAGGCGCGCGCACGGTGCCGCCGCGCGAGCATGGCGGCAATTGCGACATCAAGGATCTCTCGCGCGGGTCGAAAATCTACTTCCCGGTCTATGTGCCGGGCGGTGGACTATCGATGGGCGATCTGCACTTCAGTCAGGGCGACGGCGAGATCACCTTCTGCGGCGCCATCGAGATGGCCGGCTGGCTGCATATCAAGGTCGATGTCATCAAGGACGGCGTGGCGAAATACGGCATCAAGAACCCGGTGTTCAAGCCGTCGCCGATCACTCCGAACTACAAGGACTACCTGATCTTCGAGGGGATCTCGGTCGACGAGGCCGGCAAGCAGCATTACCTCGACGTTCACATCGCCTATCGCCAGGCCTGCCTGAACGCGATCGAGTATCTGAAGAAGTTCGGCTATTCCGGCGCCCAGGCCTATTCGATCCTCGGCACCGCGCCGTGCCAGGGCCACATCTCGGGCGTCGTCGACGTGCCCAACGCCTGCGCTACGCTGTGGCTGCCGACCGAGATCTTCGATTTCGACATCATGCCGTCCTCGGCCGGTCCGGTGCAGCACATCAAGGGCGACATCCAGATGCCGATCTCGCCGGACAAGTGA
- the urtE gene encoding urea ABC transporter ATP-binding subunit UrtE: MLAINDLHVAYGQSEVLHGVNVSVAPGEIVAIMGRNGMGKTTLMKSLMGIVPASSGSVTVDGAELGALPSYDRVAKGLAYVPQGRMIFSTMTVKENIETGLVVSGGSEVPGDIYELFPVLLEMKNRRGGNLSGGQQQQLAIARALATRPKVLLLDEPTEGIQPSIIKDIAKTLRRIRDERGLSIVVSEQVMSFALDIADRVLVIENGEIVRDDPRDSVDAAQISKYLSV; the protein is encoded by the coding sequence ATGCTGGCTATCAATGATCTCCACGTTGCCTACGGCCAGAGCGAGGTGCTGCACGGCGTCAACGTCTCGGTGGCGCCGGGCGAGATCGTCGCGATCATGGGCCGCAACGGCATGGGCAAGACGACGCTGATGAAGTCGCTGATGGGGATCGTGCCGGCCAGCAGCGGCTCGGTGACGGTGGACGGCGCCGAGCTCGGCGCGCTGCCGAGCTATGATCGCGTCGCCAAAGGCCTCGCCTACGTGCCGCAGGGTCGCATGATCTTCTCGACCATGACGGTGAAGGAGAATATCGAGACCGGCCTTGTGGTGTCCGGCGGCTCGGAAGTGCCCGGCGATATCTATGAGCTGTTCCCGGTGCTGCTGGAGATGAAGAACCGCCGCGGCGGCAATCTCTCCGGTGGGCAGCAGCAGCAATTGGCCATCGCGCGCGCGCTCGCGACGAGGCCGAAGGTGCTGCTGCTGGACGAGCCGACCGAGGGCATCCAGCCGTCGATCATCAAGGACATTGCCAAGACCCTCAGACGCATTCGCGACGAGCGCGGGCTGTCGATCGTGGTCTCCGAGCAGGTCATGAGCTTTGCGCTAGACATCGCCGACCGCGTGCTCGTGATCGAGAACGGCGAGATCGTGCGCGATGATCCGCGCGACAGCGTCGATGCCGCGCAGATCTCGAAATACCTCTCAGTCTAG
- the urtD gene encoding urea ABC transporter ATP-binding protein UrtD, which produces MLIGQLPKPFLLSVEALTVSFDGFKAVNDLSFYVEENEIRVIIGPNGAGKTTVLDLICGKTKATSGSIEFRGKDLTKLKENEIVKAGVGRKFQTPSIYDDLSVFENLEISFPCGRTVFGALTFTRDAAVRERVHEVAEMIFLKDRLDMRAALLSHGQKQWLEIGMLLIQDPDLLMLDEPVAGMSVSERAKTAELLNRIIRNRSVLVIEHDMKFVEEIAHKVTVLHQGQILSEGTMEHVKNDPRVIEVYLGH; this is translated from the coding sequence ATGCTGATCGGTCAACTTCCCAAACCGTTCCTGCTGTCGGTCGAAGCGCTCACGGTGTCCTTCGACGGGTTCAAGGCGGTCAACGATCTGTCGTTCTATGTCGAGGAAAACGAGATCCGCGTCATCATCGGTCCCAACGGCGCGGGCAAGACGACGGTCCTCGACCTGATCTGCGGCAAGACCAAAGCCACGTCGGGCTCGATCGAGTTCCGCGGTAAGGATCTGACCAAGCTGAAGGAGAACGAGATCGTGAAGGCCGGCGTCGGCCGCAAGTTCCAGACGCCGTCGATCTACGATGATCTCTCCGTGTTCGAGAACCTCGAGATCTCCTTTCCGTGCGGACGCACCGTCTTCGGTGCGTTGACCTTCACCCGAGATGCCGCCGTGCGCGAGCGTGTCCACGAAGTCGCGGAGATGATCTTCCTTAAGGACCGCCTCGACATGCGCGCGGCGCTGCTCAGTCACGGCCAGAAGCAGTGGCTCGAAATCGGGATGCTGCTGATCCAGGATCCGGATCTGCTGATGCTGGACGAGCCGGTCGCCGGCATGAGCGTCAGCGAGCGCGCCAAGACCGCCGAACTGCTCAACCGCATCATCAGAAATCGCTCCGTGCTGGTCATCGAGCATGACATGAAGTTCGTCGAGGAAATCGCCCACAAGGTCACCGTTCTGCACCAGGGCCAGATCCTCTCCGAGGGCACCATGGAGCATGTCAAGAACGATCCCAGGGTGATCGAAGTCTACCTCGGCCATTAA
- the urtC gene encoding urea ABC transporter permease subunit UrtC: MNDSRFITRSELIGILVLATLLVVILPLCLDVFRLNLIAKYLTYAFVALGLVICWGYGGILTLGQGVFFGLGGYCMAMFLKLEASSVENTKIQSTPGIPDFMDWNQITALPFFWKPFHSLSFTIVAVVLVPGIFALIIGAAMFKRRVGGTYFAIITQAVAAILTILIVGQQGYTGGINGMTDLRTLKGWDIRPDHAKTVLYFVEVGCLFVCIFIAQFVRHSKLGRILVAMRDQEDRVRFSGYSVANFKIFAFCIAAVFAAIGGAMFALNVGFMSPSFVGIVPSIEMVIYTAVGGRLSILGAVYGAMLVNFAKTSLSESFPELWLFGLGALFIAVVLAFPNGLAGLWQDYVQPRIDRLIASRKPKSGAGWTDKSVSDGALAE, from the coding sequence ATGAACGACAGTCGCTTCATCACGCGTTCGGAGCTGATCGGCATCCTGGTGCTCGCTACCTTGCTCGTCGTGATCCTGCCGCTCTGTCTCGACGTGTTCAGACTCAATCTGATCGCCAAATATCTCACTTACGCCTTCGTCGCGCTGGGGCTGGTGATCTGCTGGGGCTATGGCGGCATTCTCACCCTGGGGCAGGGCGTGTTCTTCGGCCTCGGCGGCTACTGCATGGCGATGTTCTTGAAGCTCGAGGCATCCAGCGTCGAGAACACGAAGATCCAGTCGACCCCGGGCATCCCCGACTTCATGGACTGGAATCAGATCACCGCGCTGCCGTTCTTCTGGAAGCCGTTCCACAGCCTTTCCTTCACCATCGTCGCCGTCGTCTTGGTGCCGGGCATCTTTGCCCTGATCATCGGCGCCGCCATGTTCAAGCGCCGCGTCGGCGGCACCTATTTCGCGATCATCACGCAGGCGGTCGCCGCGATCCTGACCATCCTGATCGTCGGTCAGCAGGGCTACACGGGCGGCATCAACGGCATGACCGACCTGCGAACGCTCAAGGGCTGGGACATCCGTCCCGACCACGCCAAGACGGTCCTCTATTTCGTCGAGGTCGGCTGCCTGTTCGTCTGCATCTTCATCGCACAGTTCGTCAGGCATTCGAAGCTCGGCCGCATCCTGGTCGCGATGCGCGATCAGGAAGACCGCGTCCGCTTCTCCGGCTACAGCGTCGCAAATTTCAAGATCTTTGCCTTCTGCATCGCCGCGGTGTTCGCCGCGATCGGCGGGGCCATGTTCGCGCTCAATGTCGGATTCATGTCGCCGTCGTTCGTCGGAATCGTGCCGTCGATCGAGATGGTGATCTATACGGCGGTCGGCGGCCGGCTTTCGATCCTCGGCGCTGTCTATGGTGCCATGCTCGTCAACTTCGCCAAGACCAGCCTTTCCGAATCGTTTCCAGAGCTCTGGCTGTTCGGCCTGGGCGCATTGTTCATCGCCGTCGTTCTCGCCTTCCCCAACGGCCTTGCCGGTCTCTGGCAGGACTATGTTCAGCCGCGGATCGATCGGTTGATCGCCTCGCGCAAGCCGAAGTCCGGCGCCGGCTGGACCGACAAATCGGTCTCCGACGGCGCGCTGGCCGAATGA
- the urtB gene encoding urea ABC transporter permease subunit UrtB: protein MFGDYSIGDLGSIFVMQGFAGLILFSVYVLMALGLAIIFGQMNVINMAHGEFMILGAYVTWMTSNAFQSYLPGLFGGYFFLAMILAFLASGALGMVVEWVVIRHLYKRPLDTLLATWGLSLMLQQAYRSIFGAREVGVELPQWMLGSLHVTDSIEVPINGVFVMGLTVLITIAVAYVMFRSRWGRQVRAVVQNRVMAGAVGINTAKVDRYTFALGCGIAGVAGSAFTMIGSTGPTSGQLYIVDTFLVVVFGGAASLLGTIASAFSISQTQSTLEFFTSGSMAKVLTLLAVVGILMLRPQGLFALKVRK from the coding sequence ATGTTTGGCGACTATTCGATTGGTGATCTGGGCTCCATCTTCGTGATGCAGGGCTTTGCCGGCCTGATCCTGTTTTCCGTCTATGTGCTGATGGCGCTCGGTCTTGCGATCATCTTCGGCCAGATGAACGTCATCAACATGGCGCATGGCGAATTCATGATCCTCGGCGCCTACGTCACCTGGATGACGTCGAACGCCTTCCAGTCCTATCTGCCGGGCCTGTTCGGCGGCTACTTCTTCCTCGCGATGATCCTGGCCTTCCTGGCCTCCGGCGCGCTGGGGATGGTGGTGGAATGGGTCGTGATCCGGCATCTCTATAAGCGGCCCCTCGATACGCTGCTTGCGACCTGGGGCCTCAGCCTGATGCTGCAGCAGGCCTATCGCTCGATCTTCGGTGCGCGCGAAGTCGGTGTCGAGCTTCCGCAGTGGATGCTGGGATCGCTGCACGTCACCGACTCGATCGAGGTTCCGATCAACGGCGTCTTCGTCATGGGCCTGACCGTGCTGATCACGATTGCGGTCGCCTACGTCATGTTCAGGTCGCGCTGGGGCCGCCAGGTGCGCGCCGTCGTGCAGAACCGCGTCATGGCGGGCGCCGTCGGCATCAACACCGCGAAAGTCGATCGCTACACCTTTGCGCTCGGCTGCGGCATCGCCGGCGTCGCCGGCAGCGCCTTCACCATGATCGGCTCGACCGGGCCGACCTCGGGCCAGCTCTACATCGTCGACACCTTCCTGGTCGTCGTGTTCGGCGGCGCTGCCAGCCTGCTCGGCACCATCGCATCGGCATTCTCGATCTCGCAGACGCAGTCGACGCTCGAGTTCTTCACGTCGGGATCGATGGCGAAGGTGCTGACGCTGCTCGCGGTGGTCGGAATTCTGATGCTGCGGCCGCAGGGGCTGTTCGCTCTCAAGGTCCGCAAATAA
- the urtA gene encoding urea ABC transporter substrate-binding protein, translating into MSGETNDGLQSAFRRKLLMGMAAIPALTMLPRSSFAQALATSAVNTTGLAVTDTEVTVGILHSATGTMAISETGSIEAEKLAIEQINAAGGVLGRKIKFIQEDGASDWPTFAEKAKKLLVNDKVAAIMGCWTSASRKAVLPVVEQYNGMLYYPTFYEGLEQSKNVIYTGQEATQQILAGLNWIAKEKGAKSFFFIGSDYIWPRTSNKIARKHVENVLKGKVVGEEYYALGSTQFNSVINKIKLTKPDVIFTDVVGGSNVAFYKQLKAAGIDLSKQALLTISVTEDEIDGIGGENIAGAYACMKYFQSLDNANNKAFVSAFKKSWGEKTVIGDVTQAAYLGPWLWKLTVEKAGSFDVDKIAAASPGVEFKGAPEGYVRIHENHHLWSKTRVGRARLDGQFELIYETADLVEPDPFPKGYQ; encoded by the coding sequence ATGTCTGGCGAAACAAACGACGGCTTGCAGTCGGCATTCCGCCGCAAGCTGCTGATGGGAATGGCGGCTATTCCTGCCTTGACGATGCTTCCGCGTTCCTCCTTTGCGCAGGCGCTGGCAACGTCCGCGGTCAACACCACGGGACTTGCGGTGACCGATACTGAAGTCACCGTCGGCATCCTGCATTCGGCCACCGGCACGATGGCGATCTCGGAAACCGGCTCGATCGAGGCCGAGAAGCTCGCGATCGAGCAGATCAACGCCGCCGGCGGCGTGCTCGGGCGCAAGATCAAGTTCATCCAGGAAGACGGCGCCAGCGACTGGCCGACCTTCGCCGAGAAGGCCAAGAAGCTTCTCGTCAACGACAAGGTCGCGGCGATCATGGGCTGCTGGACCTCGGCGTCGCGCAAGGCGGTGCTGCCGGTCGTGGAGCAGTACAACGGCATGCTCTACTACCCGACCTTCTATGAAGGTCTCGAGCAGTCCAAGAACGTCATTTACACCGGCCAAGAGGCCACCCAGCAGATTCTCGCCGGCCTGAACTGGATCGCCAAGGAAAAGGGCGCGAAGTCGTTCTTCTTCATCGGCTCGGACTACATCTGGCCGCGCACCTCGAACAAGATCGCGCGCAAGCACGTCGAGAACGTGCTCAAGGGCAAGGTCGTCGGCGAGGAGTATTACGCGCTCGGCAGCACCCAGTTCAATTCGGTGATCAACAAGATCAAGCTGACCAAGCCCGACGTGATCTTCACCGACGTGGTCGGCGGATCGAACGTCGCCTTCTACAAGCAGCTCAAGGCGGCCGGCATCGATCTGTCCAAGCAGGCGCTGCTGACGATCTCGGTGACCGAAGACGAGATCGATGGCATCGGCGGCGAGAATATCGCCGGCGCCTATGCCTGCATGAAGTACTTCCAGTCGCTCGACAACGCCAACAACAAGGCCTTCGTCTCCGCCTTCAAGAAGAGCTGGGGCGAGAAGACCGTAATCGGCGACGTGACGCAGGCCGCTTATCTCGGCCCGTGGCTGTGGAAGCTGACGGTCGAGAAGGCCGGCAGCTTCGACGTCGACAAGATCGCAGCCGCCTCGCCGGGCGTGGAATTCAAGGGTGCGCCCGAAGGCTATGTGCGCATCCACGAAAACCATCACCTCTGGTCGAAGACCCGCGTCGGCCGCGCCAGGCTCGATGGCCAGTTCGAGCTGATCTACGAGACCGCGGATCTCGTCGAGCCCGACCCGTTCCCGAAGGGCTACCAGTAA